In Cicer arietinum cultivar CDC Frontier isolate Library 1 chromosome 7, Cicar.CDCFrontier_v2.0, whole genome shotgun sequence, a single window of DNA contains:
- the LOC101490213 gene encoding uncharacterized protein: MQSTSTMEKLKNTASAAKEHADIYKAKIDEKTEKAMARTEEEKVIAHERAKAKEAKAKMELHEAKAKHAAEKLSAKQSHYYGGHHEAQPVGSISKPGTTFPTYPPGGGNLPPNNHI; this comes from the exons ATGCAATCTACAAGTACAATGGAGAAGCTGAAAAACACTGCTAGTGCTGCCAAGGAGCACGCCGACATCTATAAAGCCAAAATAGACGAGAAG aCAGAGAAAGCAATGGCAAGAACAGAAGAGGAGAAAGTGATAGCGCATGAGCGTGCAAAGGCTAAAGAAGCTAAAGCAAAGATGGAACTACATGAAGCTAAAGCGAAGCATGCAGCAGAGAAGCTTAGCGCGAAACAGTCACATTATTACGGTGGTCACCATGAAGCTCAACCAGTTGGGTCAATTTCCAAACCTGGAACCACTTTTCCAACTTATCCACCAGGAGGAGGAAACCTTCCACCAAACAACCACATATAA
- the LOC101490533 gene encoding AT-hook motif nuclear-localized protein 8-like, producing the protein MDSRSVPPPSNMMVGPTSYTPTNSSMISPNSSTNIMAPATARFPFNSPQTSEPFSVTHDGPSSPSALAKKKRGRPRKYSPDGNIALGLAPTHVSSPVAATSASAGDSGAGDAPPKKHRGRPPGSGKKQLDALGAGGTGFTPHVILVESGEDITEKVMAFFQIGPRTVCILSATGAVCNVTLRQPGLSGSITRFEGKFEIVSLSGSLRLSENNAEHNRTSSLYASLAGSDGRVFGGAVAGTLTAASTVQVIVGSFILDRKKSSSSMLKSGPSSEPTSQMLHFGAPTTPTSPTSQGPSTESSEENDHNSNFSRGPGLYNNANQPVHHNMQQMYHHPLWAGQTHQ; encoded by the exons ATGGATTCCCGCTCAGTTCCACCACCATCAAACATGATGGTGGGACCCACATCTTATACTCCAACTAACTCCTCCATGATCAGCCCTAATTCCTCCACCAACATCATGGCTCCCGCCACCGCACGATTTCCCTTCAACTCGCCGCAAACCTCGGAGCCTTTCTCCGTCACACACGACGGTCCCTCTTCTCCATCCGCCCTTGCTAAGAAGAAGCGTGGCCGGCCTAGGAAATACTCTCCCGACGGTAACATTGCCCTTGGTTTAGCTCCCACACATGTTTCTTCTCCCGTCGCTGCTACCTCCGCTTCCGCCGGTGATTCCGGCGCCGGTGATGCTCCTCCGAAGAAGCATAGGGGTAGACCCCCTGGCTCCGGGAAGAAGCAGTTGGATGCGCTTG GAGCTGGTGGAACTGGATTTACTCCACACGTAATCTTGGTGGAGTCTGGTGAG GACATTACAGAAAAAGTTATGGCCTTTTTTCAGATAGGGCCTCGGACAGTTTGTATTCTTTCTGCCACCGGTGCAGTCTGCAATGTAACCCTTCGGCAGCCAGGATTATCTGGAAGTATTACAAGATTCGAG GGGAAATTCGAGATTGTATCGTTATCAGGTTCGTTGAGGCTATCTGAAAATAATGCTGAACATAACAGAACAAGCAGTTTATACGCTTCCCTTGCGGGGTCTGATGGACGAGTTTTTGGTGGTGCAGTTGCTGGAACGCTAACTGCAGCGTCAACTGTTCAG GTCATTGTGGGTAGCTTTATTTTGGATCGGAAAAAGTCAAGCTCAAGTATGCTGAAATCTGGGCCTTCTTCAGAACCAACATCCCAAATGTTGCACTTTGGGGCACCTACGACACCAACTAGTCCTACTTCTCAAGGGCCTTCTACCGAGTCCTCGGAGGAAAATGATCATAATAGTAATTTTAGTAGGGGGCCTGGACTCTACAATAATGCCAATCAGCCTGTTCATCACAATATGCAGCAGATGTATCACCATCCACTATGGGCTGGCCAAACTCATCAGTGA
- the LOC101488680 gene encoding protein LOL1 produces the protein MPVPLAPYPTPPPAPYTPPPTNGAQSQLVCSGCRNLLVYPVGATSVCCAVCNAVTAVPPPGTEMAQLVCGGCHTLLMYIRGATSVQCSCCHTVNLALEANQVAHVNCGNCRMLLMYQYGARSVKCAVCNFVTSVGASASTTEQKFST, from the exons ATGCCAGTTCCACTTGCCCCTTATCCAACTCCACCACCAGCTCCATATACACCACCTCCAACAAATG GTGCACAGAGTCAACTTGTGTGTTCTGGTTGTAGAAACCTTTTAGTTTATCCAGTTGGAGCTACTTCTGTGTGTTGTGCTGTTTGCAATGCTGTCACAGCAGTTCCACCTCCTG GCACAGAAATGGCTCAGTTAGTTTGCGGCGGCTGCCATACTTTACTCATGTACATCCGCGGAGCGACAAGTGTGCAATGCTCTTGTTGTCACACAGTCAATCTAGCTTTAGAAG CAAATCAGGTGGCACATGTCAACTGTGGTAACTGCAGGATGCTACTGATGTACCAATATGGAGCAAGATCCGTGAAATGTGCAGTTTGCAATTTTGTTACCTCAGTTGGG GCCTCAGCAAGCACCACTGAGCAGAAGTTCAGCACCTAA
- the LOC101489877 gene encoding ferredoxin C 2, chloroplastic, with amino-acid sequence MALPLLRIPGNCSIPFMKPQYFPSKTLRKTTVAAAELQTPVGVSGGSDYRFPSAVGVPTHKVKVHDRQRGIVHEFIVPEDQYILHTAESQNITLPFACRHGCCTSCAVRIKNGQIRQPEALGISAELREQGYALLCVGFPSSDLEVETQDEDEVYWLQFGRYFAKGPVERDDYALELAMGDE; translated from the exons atggcgCTCCCCCTTCTTCGAATTCCTGGCAATTGTTCCATTCCATTTATGAAGCCACAATATTTTCCTTCCAAAACCCTCCGCAAGACGACGGTTGCCGCGGCGGAACTCCAAACACCGGTGGGAGTGTCTGGCGGATCCGATTACCGGTTTCCGAGTGCTGTTGGTGTTCCAACACATAAGGTCAAAGTCCACGATAGACAACGAGGAATTGTTCACGAGTTCATCGTGCCCGAG GATCAGTATATATTACATACTGCTGAATCCCAGAATATTACCCTTCCATTTGCCTGCAGGCATG GTTGTTGTACTAGCTGTGCTGTTCGTATAAAGAATGGGCAGATTAGACAGCCAGAAGCACTTGGGATATCTGCCGAATTGAGAGAGCAG GGTTATGCACTTCTTTGTGTGGGTTTCCCATCCTCTGATCTTGAAGTAGAAACTCAAGATGAAGATGAG GTATATTGGCTTCAATTTGGACGTTATTTTGCAAAAGGACCAGTG GAAAGAGATGACTATGCCTTGGAGTTGGCCATGGGTGACGAGTAA
- the LOC101490855 gene encoding AT-hook motif nuclear-localized protein 23, protein MAGLDLGSASRFMQNLQRQQQDLHLQQQHHHNHHDSEQESNRGGAGGGGPFSSNDEDERSQGLELGSAAGPGDVVGRRPRGRPPGSKNKAKPPVIITRESANTLRAHILEVASGSDVFECVTNYARRRQRGICVLSGSGTVTNVTLRQPAAAGAVVTLHGRFEILSLSGSFLPPPAPPGATSLTIYLAGGQGQVVGGSVVGELTAAGPVIVIAASFTNVAYERLPLEEEEQIQMQAAAGGGSQGSGGGGGGGGGGVVNNAFPDPSSGLPFFNLPLNMQNVQMPVDGGWAGNNNSASRPPF, encoded by the coding sequence ATGGCTGGTTTGGATTTAGGAAGTGCATCTCGCTTTATGCAAAACCTTCAAAGACAGCAACAAGACTTGCACcttcaacaacaacatcacCACAACCATCACGATTCTGAACAAGAATCGAATCGTGGTGGTGCTGGTGGTGGTGGTCCTTTTTCGTCAAACGACGAAGACGAGCGAAGCCAAGGCTTGGAGCTAGGTTCGGCGGCAGGACCTGGTGACGTGGTAGGACGTCGTCCACGTGGCAGACCACCAGGCTCGAAAAACAAGGCGAAACCTCCGGTGATCATCACAAGAGAGAGCGCCAACACACTGAGGGCTCATATTCTAGAAGTTGCCAGCGGTTCCGATGTTTTTGAATGCGTAACTAACTACGCTCGCCGTCGTCAGCGTGGGATCTGTGTTTTAAGCGGAAGTGGAACTGTTACTAATGTCACTCTCCGACAGCCGGCGGCGGCTGGTGCTGTTGTTACGCTTCATGGGAGATTCGAGATACTGTCCCTTTCTGGATCTTTTCTGCCTCCGCCGGCTCCTCCGGGAGCAACTAGTTTGACAATTTACCTTGCCGGAGGTCAAGGACAGGTGGTCGGAGGGAGTGTGGTTGGTGAACTTACGGCGGCGGGACCGGTGATTGTGATTGCTGCTTCGTTTACTAATGTTGCTTATGAGAGGTTGCCTTTGGAGGAAGAAGAACAGATTCAGATGCAGGCGGCGGCTGGAGGAGGTTCTCAAGGctctggtggtggtggtggtggtggtggtggtggagtTGTGAATAATGCTTTTCCTGATCCTTCTTCTGGTTTGCCGTTTTTCAATTTGCCATTGAATATGCAGAATGTTCAGATGCCAGTTGATGGTGGTTGGGCGGGAAACAACAATTCAGCTTCACGTCCACCTTTTTGA